The following coding sequences lie in one uncultured Mailhella sp. genomic window:
- a CDS encoding L-lactate permease produces MNIELLALFAVAPLLVALVLMVGLRWSSMRAMPLAWATGAVLAILVWQLPIVRVIALTLEGFITAAGVLIIVFGALLIYYTLTYSGAMETIQAGMKKISPDRRVQTIIIGFMFAAFIEGAAGFGTPAALAAPLLLGLGFPPLCAAVICLAFNSIPVTFGAVGTPVLQGFKSIETLAMTALGVGDPAVVYKTIGEYVTLMHLPMLFILPIFLLGFMTRYYGKNKSWSEGFAAWKYCLLASVCFGVPYFILAWAVGPELPSLLGGIIGLGVLVKLTQKGICVPEGTWDFDSSDKWDPSWIGEIKPSDVTEYKEHMSQFMAWLPYVLCGLILVLTRVPAFHLKGLVTDPMFNIGASNILGQEGVTSYIAIMNLPGTIPFILVSIITIFLHGMLRNDEIGSNKVSKAWSTAFAKMKAPTISLLAAVALVSIFKGTGVSEATNHVSMPMALAQCLADLAGGAWPALASYVGGLGAFITGSNTVSDMLFANFQWDMARTLGYTVPQHFVIVAAQGVGGAMGNMICIHNIVAACAVLGLIGKEGDILRRTVIPFVLYGIAVGIVAFILM; encoded by the coding sequence GGCATGGGCCACAGGCGCCGTTCTCGCCATTCTCGTATGGCAGCTGCCCATCGTCCGGGTGATAGCTCTCACCCTCGAAGGCTTCATCACCGCCGCAGGCGTGCTCATCATCGTCTTCGGTGCTCTGCTCATCTACTACACGCTCACCTACAGCGGCGCCATGGAAACCATCCAGGCCGGCATGAAGAAAATCAGCCCTGACCGCCGCGTGCAGACCATCATCATCGGCTTCATGTTCGCCGCCTTCATCGAAGGCGCGGCCGGCTTCGGCACCCCCGCCGCTCTTGCCGCTCCGCTGCTGCTCGGTCTCGGCTTCCCGCCCCTCTGCGCCGCCGTCATCTGCCTCGCCTTCAACAGCATTCCCGTGACCTTCGGCGCCGTGGGCACCCCCGTGCTTCAGGGCTTCAAGTCCATTGAAACCCTTGCCATGACCGCCCTCGGCGTGGGCGATCCCGCCGTGGTGTACAAGACCATCGGCGAATACGTCACCCTCATGCACCTGCCCATGCTCTTCATCCTGCCCATCTTCCTGCTGGGCTTCATGACCCGCTACTACGGCAAGAACAAGTCCTGGAGCGAAGGCTTCGCCGCCTGGAAGTACTGCCTGCTCGCCTCCGTCTGCTTCGGCGTGCCCTACTTCATCCTTGCCTGGGCCGTCGGTCCCGAACTGCCCTCCCTGCTCGGCGGCATCATCGGCCTCGGCGTGCTCGTGAAGCTCACCCAGAAGGGCATCTGCGTGCCCGAAGGCACCTGGGACTTTGATTCCAGCGACAAGTGGGATCCTTCCTGGATCGGCGAAATCAAGCCTTCCGACGTGACCGAATACAAGGAACACATGAGCCAGTTCATGGCCTGGCTGCCCTACGTGCTCTGCGGCCTCATCCTCGTGCTCACCCGCGTGCCCGCCTTCCATCTGAAGGGCCTGGTCACCGACCCCATGTTCAATATCGGCGCTTCCAACATCCTCGGTCAGGAAGGCGTGACCTCCTACATCGCCATCATGAACCTGCCCGGCACCATTCCCTTCATCCTCGTTTCCATCATCACCATCTTCCTGCACGGCATGCTGCGCAACGATGAAATCGGCAGCAACAAGGTCAGCAAGGCCTGGTCCACCGCCTTCGCCAAGATGAAGGCCCCCACCATCTCCCTGCTCGCCGCCGTGGCCCTCGTGTCCATCTTCAAGGGCACGGGCGTCAGCGAAGCCACCAACCACGTCTCCATGCCCATGGCCCTCGCCCAGTGCCTCGCCGACCTCGCCGGCGGCGCATGGCCCGCCCTCGCCTCCTACGTCGGCGGCCTCGGCGCGTTCATCACCGGTTCCAACACCGTGTCCGACATGCTCTTCGCCAACTTCCAGTGGGATATGGCCAGAACCCTCGGCTACACCGTGCCCCAGCACTTCGTCATCGTGGCCGCTCAGGGCGTCGGCGGCGCCATGGGCAACATGATCTGCATCCACAACATCGTGGCCGCCTGCGCCGTGCTCGGCCTCATCGGCAAGGAAGGCGACATCCTGCGCCGCACGGTCATTCCCTTCGTTCTCTACGGCATCGCCGTCGGCATCGTAGCCTTCATCCTCATGTAG
- a CDS encoding replication-associated recombination protein A, translating to MEQHSFFDTEASQPLAARLRPRTLDEFFGQEHLLGKGKVLRKLIEADQISSMIFWGPPGVGKTTLARIIAGHTKSNFIDFSAVTSGIKEIRAVMQQAEKDRQYGRRTILFVDEIHRFNKAQQDAFLPFVEKGSIVLIGATTENPSFEVNGALLSRCKVFVLHQLSTEDLKDLLKRALHDPRGFGRQTIDMPSGMLEAVAVFANGDARSALSTLEMIVLNGETEGDAVKITDETLEQCTSRKSLLYDKNGEEHYNLISALHKSMRNSDPDAAVYWLARMLEAGEDPLYIARRVARFASEDVGLADPHALDMAISAYQACHFIGMPECSVHLTQAVVYLSLAPKSNSLYVAYTRAKKDALSMLDEPVPLQIRNAPTKLMKELDYGKGYQYAHHAEEKLTNMHCLPDSLLGRTYYAPTDQGLEARCRQRLENIKAWKKAHEANPPAPEEAKSSARRARSKKRSEDASSSEDALKFYS from the coding sequence ATGGAACAGCATTCCTTTTTCGATACCGAAGCCTCCCAGCCGCTGGCCGCCCGTCTGCGCCCACGCACGCTGGATGAATTTTTCGGACAGGAACACCTTCTCGGCAAGGGGAAGGTGCTGCGCAAACTCATAGAGGCCGATCAGATCTCCTCCATGATTTTCTGGGGGCCTCCGGGCGTCGGAAAAACCACGCTGGCCCGTATCATCGCCGGACACACGAAGTCGAACTTCATCGACTTTTCCGCCGTGACCAGCGGCATCAAGGAAATCCGTGCCGTCATGCAGCAGGCGGAAAAAGACCGTCAGTACGGACGGCGCACCATACTCTTCGTGGACGAAATACACCGCTTCAACAAGGCGCAGCAGGACGCCTTTCTGCCTTTTGTGGAAAAGGGCAGCATAGTGCTCATAGGCGCGACCACCGAAAACCCTTCCTTTGAAGTGAACGGCGCGCTGCTCTCACGCTGCAAGGTATTTGTTCTTCATCAGCTTTCCACGGAGGACCTCAAGGATCTGCTCAAGCGGGCCCTGCACGATCCCAGAGGATTCGGCCGTCAGACCATCGACATGCCGTCCGGCATGCTGGAAGCCGTTGCCGTTTTTGCCAACGGCGACGCCCGCTCCGCCCTCTCCACGCTGGAAATGATCGTGCTCAATGGGGAAACGGAAGGCGACGCCGTCAAAATTACGGATGAAACGCTGGAACAGTGCACCTCGCGCAAATCTCTGCTGTACGACAAGAACGGCGAGGAGCATTACAATCTGATTTCCGCGCTGCACAAGTCCATGCGCAATTCCGATCCGGACGCCGCCGTGTACTGGCTCGCCCGCATGCTGGAAGCCGGAGAAGACCCGCTCTACATCGCGAGGCGCGTCGCGCGCTTTGCCAGCGAAGACGTGGGCCTCGCCGATCCGCATGCTCTGGACATGGCCATTTCCGCCTATCAGGCCTGTCATTTCATCGGCATGCCGGAATGTTCCGTGCATCTCACGCAGGCCGTGGTGTATCTTTCCCTGGCCCCCAAATCCAACAGCCTCTATGTGGCCTACACCCGGGCAAAAAAGGACGCACTCTCCATGCTGGATGAGCCCGTGCCCCTTCAGATACGCAACGCTCCCACAAAACTGATGAAGGAACTCGACTACGGCAAGGGCTATCAGTACGCGCATCACGCCGAAGAAAAGCTGACGAACATGCACTGCCTGCCCGATTCCCTTCTCGGCAGAACCTACTACGCGCCCACCGATCAGGGACTGGAGGCCCGCTGTCGGCAGCGCCTGGAAAACATCAAGGCTTGGAAGAAGGCCCACGAGGCGAATCCGCCCGCGCCGGAGGAAGCAAAAAGCAGCGCGCGCAGGGCAAGGAGCAAGAAACGCAGCGAGGACGCTTCTTCGTCGGAAGACGCATTAAAGTTTTACTCATAA
- a CDS encoding MATE family efflux transporter, translating to MSTPPCDDRRMTPSRKLPSRSELIRLTLPQMGLMFCHLAISMTDVWTAGKISPEAQASIGVVAQIFSLLMLLTSLVASGCMATVSQSLGAGLPLRANRYAGLIIMLSAGMGTLVAALALLCRPVIFHLMGISDDLRPVLSVFFTAYCCQLPFYYVLVMVNSIFRAYKKVLFPLLTILFMMLANLFGDLGFGLGRFSLPAFGAAGIAWTTFACAVLGLLSNLALAARYGLLHRRTFAPWRWNRRAMPYLFRVGMPAAAGQIITHLGSLTTLAIIGLLPDSTDALAGMSVGGRVHAMLLFPLGALHMSMVIVSGHLLGSGERTGLYLFGHRAVLRLGLALVPPSLALWLLRDQAAALFSDNAAVLEQASLFLFFACLYVPLTGMTGMMNALFSGAGATILSCRVGAATCWIVGIPLSLALGLGLHLGAGGVYAAGAATQTAAFLWTLRIFHGKKWLEYGLRKRQTA from the coding sequence TTGTCCACGCCGCCTTGCGACGACCGCCGGATGACGCCGAGCCGCAAACTTCCGTCGCGTTCCGAACTGATCCGACTCACGCTTCCGCAGATGGGTCTCATGTTCTGCCATCTGGCCATTTCCATGACCGACGTGTGGACGGCGGGAAAGATCAGTCCGGAAGCACAGGCTTCCATCGGCGTGGTGGCGCAGATATTCTCCCTGCTCATGCTGCTCACCTCGCTCGTGGCGAGCGGATGCATGGCCACGGTAAGCCAGTCGCTCGGCGCGGGACTTCCGCTCCGCGCCAATCGCTACGCCGGGCTCATCATCATGCTTTCCGCAGGCATGGGAACGCTGGTGGCCGCCCTCGCTCTGCTCTGCCGGCCGGTCATTTTTCACCTCATGGGCATTTCCGACGATTTGCGGCCCGTGCTCTCCGTCTTTTTCACCGCCTACTGTTGCCAGCTTCCCTTCTACTACGTGCTCGTCATGGTGAATTCCATTTTCCGGGCCTACAAGAAGGTGCTCTTTCCGCTGCTCACGATTCTCTTCATGATGCTGGCCAATCTGTTCGGCGATCTCGGCTTCGGGCTCGGACGTTTTTCTCTTCCGGCCTTCGGCGCGGCAGGCATAGCCTGGACCACCTTTGCCTGCGCCGTGCTCGGGCTTTTGAGCAATCTTGCGCTGGCGGCCCGCTACGGCCTTCTTCATCGCCGCACCTTTGCGCCGTGGCGCTGGAACCGGCGCGCCATGCCGTATCTTTTCCGGGTGGGCATGCCCGCCGCGGCAGGGCAGATCATCACCCATCTCGGCAGTCTGACCACGCTTGCCATCATCGGCCTTCTGCCCGACAGCACCGACGCCCTGGCCGGCATGAGCGTGGGCGGACGCGTTCACGCCATGCTGCTGTTTCCGCTGGGCGCGCTGCACATGTCCATGGTCATCGTGAGCGGGCATCTTCTGGGAAGCGGAGAGAGAACCGGCCTGTACCTGTTCGGGCACCGCGCCGTACTCAGGCTCGGACTCGCGCTCGTGCCGCCGTCGCTTGCGCTCTGGCTGCTGCGGGATCAGGCGGCGGCGCTGTTTTCCGACAACGCCGCGGTGCTGGAACAGGCCTCGCTGTTCCTCTTCTTCGCCTGCCTCTACGTGCCGCTCACGGGCATGACGGGCATGATGAACGCGCTGTTCTCCGGCGCGGGCGCCACCATTCTGTCCTGCCGGGTCGGGGCCGCCACATGCTGGATCGTGGGCATTCCCCTTTCTCTGGCCCTGGGCCTAGGCCTTCATCTGGGCGCGGGCGGCGTGTACGCCGCCGGAGCGGCCACGCAAACGGCGGCCTTTCTCTGGACGCTGCGCATCTTTCACGGAAAGAAATGGCTTGAATACGGCCTGCGGAAACGTCAAACTGCCTGA
- a CDS encoding metal-dependent transcriptional regulator produces the protein MPEQLNSPPSAPTEHKALSPALENYLEIIFLEEAREGAARVSAIADAAGVSRSTVTTMLKVLKSLGLVDYQPYGLIHLTEAGRGIGRDIAHRHIIFREFFLQVLQIEESEADAVACELEHVVPPNVIRRWGQFVLYLRGRDFWKNWQEDYRRERASLVGAMNETFHNMGALDNQEEARELARKYR, from the coding sequence ATGCCGGAACAGCTCAACAGTCCGCCGTCCGCGCCGACGGAACACAAAGCGCTTTCTCCCGCGCTGGAAAACTATCTTGAGATCATCTTTCTGGAAGAAGCCCGCGAGGGCGCGGCGCGCGTGAGCGCCATAGCCGACGCCGCCGGGGTGAGCCGTTCCACCGTGACCACCATGCTCAAGGTGCTCAAGTCGCTGGGCCTTGTGGACTACCAGCCCTACGGCCTCATTCATCTCACGGAAGCGGGCCGCGGCATCGGGCGCGACATTGCCCACCGGCACATCATTTTCCGGGAGTTTTTCCTTCAGGTGCTGCAGATTGAGGAATCCGAAGCCGACGCCGTAGCCTGCGAGCTCGAACACGTGGTGCCGCCAAACGTCATCCGCCGCTGGGGACAGTTCGTGCTCTACCTGCGCGGCCGGGACTTCTGGAAGAACTGGCAGGAAGACTACCGCAGAGAACGCGCCTCGCTGGTCGGAGCCATGAACGAGACCTTTCACAACATGGGCGCGCTCGACAATCAGGAAGAAGCCAGAGAGCTCGCCCGAAAATACCGGTAG
- a CDS encoding TonB family protein yields MAAAGMCGVMSFTMLSVFSLLAEQTLTLPPVQAGGTALVHAQFRTLVPAPAPQTEVKRLLAEDSPFEIPEPAAPEKKVEPEVAPEPKVAATPKPAPKPEPKPKARMEPKPERRPKPAPARKPAKAEAVKTPQPKAVQQGTVDRGSAQGASGAAGTASVSGKAASMPGAAGSAEAEPDKSAALAVLLQAVERHKQYPRQGRRSGAEGTCRLLVHVASDGRVSACSLSEGSGKAVLDAAAKRLGEKLVGLSVAQTGGFQVLIPVHYRLTDG; encoded by the coding sequence TTTCGCTGCTGGCGGAACAGACGCTGACGCTGCCCCCGGTGCAGGCGGGCGGAACGGCTCTCGTGCATGCGCAGTTCCGGACGCTTGTTCCGGCTCCGGCCCCGCAGACGGAAGTGAAAAGGCTGCTGGCCGAGGACTCGCCGTTTGAGATTCCTGAACCGGCAGCGCCGGAAAAGAAGGTGGAGCCTGAGGTTGCGCCTGAACCGAAGGTTGCGGCCACGCCGAAGCCTGCGCCGAAACCTGAACCGAAGCCGAAGGCGAGGATGGAGCCGAAGCCGGAAAGAAGGCCGAAGCCTGCACCTGCACGAAAGCCCGCAAAAGCCGAAGCGGTGAAAACGCCGCAGCCGAAGGCGGTGCAGCAGGGAACGGTCGATAGGGGCTCGGCGCAGGGGGCTTCCGGCGCTGCGGGAACTGCGTCGGTGTCGGGAAAGGCGGCGTCCATGCCCGGCGCGGCGGGCAGCGCCGAGGCCGAGCCGGACAAAAGCGCGGCGCTTGCCGTGCTGCTTCAGGCCGTGGAGCGGCACAAGCAGTACCCGCGGCAGGGGCGTCGCTCCGGCGCGGAGGGCACGTGTCGGCTTCTGGTGCATGTGGCGTCGGACGGGCGCGTGAGTGCGTGTTCGCTGTCGGAAGGTTCGGGAAAAGCCGTGCTCGACGCCGCGGCAAAGCGGCTGGGCGAAAAGCTGGTGGGGCTTTCCGTGGCGCAGACGGGCGGATTTCAGGTGCTGATTCCGGTGCATTACCGTCTGACGGACGGGTAG